Proteins from one Panicum virgatum strain AP13 chromosome 7K, P.virgatum_v5, whole genome shotgun sequence genomic window:
- the LOC120640617 gene encoding uncharacterized protein LOC120640617 isoform X2: MAAKHPINSFQQLKVHTETPESTSVPRNIETDISNIRRELKDINSALLSNKIHAPQDERNISHAEDGGMAAKHPINSFQQSKVHTEMPESTPVAQSIENLQPSMKDCGSTGDRSMLASKTLLRKTGGRDIYAHHSLQYLYTNDKHINESIEYFDFKYDYVLTEEDKEALHFITHSYQYAVVVDIAVILLTVKFLEPHVKDGWLLDAVIDAYAYIANIEDSFTSVITTTQSQDLSGDRGDFDPKQERAWIARIGHHCATCRMVFVPFNLWGCHWCLLVVNNTKKEIQILNSLAGVPHFRDEKKEITMVKNLQACIEAAVEAGFVTPTESIDLNAWERVPYTNIPQQNDSKSCGVYVIKYMLEWNRIQMCNNFTQVHALL; this comes from the exons ATGGCAGCCAAGCACCCTATTAACTCCTTTCAACAATTGAAGGTCCATACAGAGACGCCTGAATCTACATCTGTACCACGAAACATTGAAACTGATATATCCAATATTAGAAGGGAATTGAAG GATATTAATTCTGCATTGCTCAGCAACAAAATTCATGCACCCCAGGATGAAAGGAACATATCCCATGCTGAAGATGGAGGAATGGCAGCCAAGCACCCTATTAATTCCTTTCAACAATCGAAGGTCCATACAGAGATGCCTGAATCTACACCTGTAGCACAAAGCATTGAAAATTTGCAGCCAAGCATGAAAGACTGTGGCTCCACAGGAGATAGGTCAATGTTAGCAAGCAAAACACTTCTGCGCAAGACCGGTGGTCGTGACATATATGCTCATCACTCACTCCAATATTTATACACCAATGACAAGCACATAAATGAGTCAATCGAATATTTTG ATTTCAAGTATGATTACGTCCTGACAGAGGAAGATAAAGAGGCACTGCATTTTATCACGCACAGTTATCAATATGCCGTAGTTGTTGACATTGCAGTTATTCTTCTAACAGTAAAGTTCTTAGAACCACATGTCAAGGATGGATGGTTACTGGACGCG GTCATTGATGCATATGCATACATTGCTAATATCGAAGATTCCTTTACATCAGTCATTACAACTACCCAAAGCCAAGATTTATCAGGGGACCGCGGAGATTTTGACCCTAAACAGGAAAGGGCATGGATTGCTAGAATTGGCCATCATTGTGCAACATGCCGAATG GTTTTTGTCCCATTTAATTTGTGGGGATGCCATTGGTGCTTATTGGTGGTTAATAACACCAAAAAAGAGATCCAGATTCTGAACTCCTTAGCTGGTGTACCACACTTCCGCGATGAGAAGAAGGAAATAACTATG GTGAAGAACCTACAAGCATGTATTGAGGCAGCGGTTGAAGCTGGTTTCGTAACACCTACAGAATCTATCGACCTTAATGCATGGGAAAGAGTGCCATACACTAACATACCCCAACAAAATGATAG CAAGTCTTGTGGTGTCTATGTTATCAAATATATGTTGGAATGGAACAGAATTCAAATGTGTAACAATTTCACACAGGTGCATGCATTGCTATAG
- the LOC120640617 gene encoding uncharacterized protein LOC120640617 isoform X1, protein MAAKHPINSFQQLKVHTETPESTSVPRNIETDISNIRRELKDINSALLSNKIHAPQDERNISHAEDGGMAAKHPINSFQQSKVHTEMPESTPVAQSIENLQPSMKDCGSTGDRSMLASKTLLRKTGGRDIYAHHSLQYLYTNDKHINESIEYFGKQVKKVCFVKQWINLLSLTDDIIPLVIFADFKYDYVLTEEDKEALHFITHSYQYAVVVDIAVILLTVKFLEPHVKDGWLLDAVIDAYAYIANIEDSFTSVITTTQSQDLSGDRGDFDPKQERAWIARIGHHCATCRMVFVPFNLWGCHWCLLVVNNTKKEIQILNSLAGVPHFRDEKKEITMVKNLQACIEAAVEAGFVTPTESIDLNAWERVPYTNIPQQNDSKSCGVYVIKYMLEWNRIQMCNNFTQVHALL, encoded by the exons ATGGCAGCCAAGCACCCTATTAACTCCTTTCAACAATTGAAGGTCCATACAGAGACGCCTGAATCTACATCTGTACCACGAAACATTGAAACTGATATATCCAATATTAGAAGGGAATTGAAG GATATTAATTCTGCATTGCTCAGCAACAAAATTCATGCACCCCAGGATGAAAGGAACATATCCCATGCTGAAGATGGAGGAATGGCAGCCAAGCACCCTATTAATTCCTTTCAACAATCGAAGGTCCATACAGAGATGCCTGAATCTACACCTGTAGCACAAAGCATTGAAAATTTGCAGCCAAGCATGAAAGACTGTGGCTCCACAGGAGATAGGTCAATGTTAGCAAGCAAAACACTTCTGCGCAAGACCGGTGGTCGTGACATATATGCTCATCACTCACTCCAATATTTATACACCAATGACAAGCACATAAATGAGTCAATCGAATATTTTGGTAAGCAAGTAAAGAAAGTTTGTTTTGTGAAACAATGGATAAATTTGTTATCTTTGACCGACGATATCATACCATTGGTTATATTTGCAGATTTCAAGTATGATTACGTCCTGACAGAGGAAGATAAAGAGGCACTGCATTTTATCACGCACAGTTATCAATATGCCGTAGTTGTTGACATTGCAGTTATTCTTCTAACAGTAAAGTTCTTAGAACCACATGTCAAGGATGGATGGTTACTGGACGCG GTCATTGATGCATATGCATACATTGCTAATATCGAAGATTCCTTTACATCAGTCATTACAACTACCCAAAGCCAAGATTTATCAGGGGACCGCGGAGATTTTGACCCTAAACAGGAAAGGGCATGGATTGCTAGAATTGGCCATCATTGTGCAACATGCCGAATG GTTTTTGTCCCATTTAATTTGTGGGGATGCCATTGGTGCTTATTGGTGGTTAATAACACCAAAAAAGAGATCCAGATTCTGAACTCCTTAGCTGGTGTACCACACTTCCGCGATGAGAAGAAGGAAATAACTATG GTGAAGAACCTACAAGCATGTATTGAGGCAGCGGTTGAAGCTGGTTTCGTAACACCTACAGAATCTATCGACCTTAATGCATGGGAAAGAGTGCCATACACTAACATACCCCAACAAAATGATAG CAAGTCTTGTGGTGTCTATGTTATCAAATATATGTTGGAATGGAACAGAATTCAAATGTGTAACAATTTCACACAGGTGCATGCATTGCTATAG